In Monodelphis domestica isolate mMonDom1 chromosome 3, mMonDom1.pri, whole genome shotgun sequence, the following proteins share a genomic window:
- the EPOR gene encoding erythropoietin receptor yields MERTGPPYWPGIGSICVLLSAGAAWATPATQWELKHEPGLEGPLFESKVALLLAEEKEKPICFTQRLEDLVCFWEEMASLGSKNYSFFYQLDEEIWKLCMLQVVWTGRGTIRYTCTFPLSDASSFIPVELKVIATPPDMELRRTLYINEVVFLDPPSGLTAQQMETPSQVALRWLPPPMAQVTKDIHYEVKYSVAEGTWEQRMDIQEGRTDCIIANLREHTRYVFTVRAKMAEPSYSGYWSSWSQPVTMLITVDLDPLLLGLSVLLTCILLLLVILALLRQRRFLKEMFWPGIPSPEPGFKDLFTIHRGNFELWLGQSNACLWWGPLSAYPEEPPARLEVLSERCWVAPAAAREEEPLLVPEGGRLAQGAKDDYLVLDAQLLPHRPAAEPLRPSSFGLRGSGSSTSRALGAEGDSAMETDAKSGSFSTASISALEPEHEERGLASNFEYTILDPSSRLLCPRVSPPFPPPRPPDLKYLYLVVSDSGISADYSSGDSQGALGSSPDGPYTNLYENSLLQPSSEPLPQSYLACS; encoded by the exons TCGCCCTTTTGTTggctgaagagaaagaaaagcccaTCTGCTTCACCCAGAGATTGGAGGATTTAGTCTGCTTCTGGGAAGAGATGGCCAGCTTGGGCTCCAAGAACTACAGCTTCTTCTACCAGTTAGA TGAGGAAATATGGAAGCTCTGCATGCTGCAGGTGGTCTGGACGGGAAGGGGCACCATTCGCTACACCTGTACGTTCCCCCTGTCTGATGCCTCCAGCTTCATCCCAGTAGAGCTGAAGGTCATAGCCACCCCCCCTGACATGGAGCTCCGCCGGACCCTCTATATCAATGAAGTAG TGTTTCTAGACCCACCGTCCGGCTTAACGGCGCAGCAGATGGAGACGCCCAGCCAGGTGGCCCTTCGCTGGCTCCCCCCGCCCATGGCCCAGGTGACCAAGGACATCCACTACGAGGTCAAATACTCGGTGGCAGAGGGTACCTGGGAGCAGAGG ATGGACATCCAGGAAGGCAGGACAGACTGCATCATTGCCAACCTCCGTGAGCACACTCGCTACGTCTTTACTGTTAGGGCAAAGATGGCAGAGCCCAGCTACAGCGGCTACTGGAGCTCCTGGTCCCAGCCGGTCACGATGCTGATCACTGTGG ATCTGGACCCTCTGCTCCTGGGCCTGTCCGTGCTCCTCACCTGTATCCTGCTCTTGCTAGTTATCCTGGCCCTCCTCAGGCAGCGCAG gtTTCTGAAAGAGATGTTTTGGCCAGGCATCCCCAGCCCAGAGCCTGGGTTCAAGGATCTCTTTACCATCCACAGAGGCAACTTTGAG CTGTGGCTGGGACAGAGCAACGCCTGCTTATGGTGGGGGCCACTTAGTGCTTACCCGGAGGAGCCACCAGCCAGGCTAGAAGTACTCTCTGAACGCTGCTGGGTGGCCCCTGCTGCGGCCCGGGAGGAGGAGCCCCTGTTGGTGCCAGAGGGAGGCCGGCTGGCCCAGGGAGCCAAGGATGACTACCTCGTGCTGGACGCCCAGCTGCTGCCCCACAGGCCAGCTGCTGAGCCCCTGAGGCCCAGCTCCTTCGGCCTTCGGGGCTCAGGCAGCAGCACAAGCAGGGCCCTGGGGGCTGAGGGGGACTCAGCCATGGAAACGGATGCCAAGTCTGGTTCCTTTTCCACGGCCTCCATCTCAGCCCTAGAACCTGAGCATGAGGAACGGGGGCTGGCCTCCAACTTTGAGTACACAATCCTGGATCCCAGTTCTCGACTGCTCTGTCCTCGAGTCTCCCCACCCTTCCCGCCCCCCAGACCCCCCGACCTTAAATACCTCTATCTTGTGGTCTCAGACTCTGGGATTTCAGCCGACTACAGCTCTGGGGACTCCCAGGGGGCCCTGGGCAGCTCACCTGATGGCCCCTACACCAACCTCTATGAGAACAGCCTTCTCCAGCCTAGCTCAGAACCTCTGCCCCAGAGCTATCTGGCCTGCTCCTAG
- the SWSAP1 gene encoding ATPase SWSAP1 — MEALRKLLSPRSGVCGESCEVGAGPGLLLRGKPGSGKTALLFAAALVAAGEGRGPVLFVARRAVQRLPPGWKAGAARDPLRLQKIHFLYPPSFRELLQLLSGMHETAAQPPSLLLLDGLDEYLAETSGPQACAHLAALLVDTVAHFSGCSSSNCGLLVTMRSPDEVETEEAALQLTVLQRYLPTCLWLEPEPPDLAEARPQDPGGYFRARVSSGPDFPKQEWCLSFGHNGEMAISQVTCQPSQHQPQKTEISSSS; from the exons ATGGAGGCTCTACGGAAACTGCTGAGTCCCCGGTCTGGGGTCTGCGGAGAAAGTTGTGAGGTTGGGGCGGGTCCTGGCCTTCTGCTGCGCGGGAAGCCCGGCTCTGGGAAGACGGCGTTGCTGTTCGCGGCGGCTCTGGTGGCAGCGGGGGAGGGCCGAGGCCCCGTACTGTTTGTGGCTCGGAGGGCCGTCCAGAGGCTGCCTCCAGGATGGAAAGCTGGCGCCGCTAGGGACCCGCTGAGGCTCCAG AAAATTCACTTCCTGTATCCACCATCCTTTCGAGAGCTGCTACAGCTGCTGAGTGGCATGCATGAGACAGCGGCCCAGCCTCCCTCCCTTCTGCTGCTGGATGGCCTAGACGAGTACTTGGCAGAGACCTCCGGACCCCAGGCATGTGCCCACCTGGCAGCCCTGCTGGTGGACACAGTCGCCCACTTCTCAGGCTGCTCGAGCAGCAACTGTGGACTCCTGGTCACCATGCGAAGTCCTGATGAGGTTGAGACGGAGGAAGCTGCCCTCCAGCTGACTGTGCTCCAGAGATACTTGCCCACATGCCTCTGGCTGGAGCCGGAGCCCCCAGACCTGGCAGAGGCAAGGCCCCAGGACCCCGGGGGGTACTTCCGGGCCCGAGTCTCCAGTGGGCCAGACTTCCCCAAGCAGGAATGGTGCTTGAGTTTTGGACACAATGGTGAGATGGCTATTTCCCAAGTGACCTGCCAGCCCTCCCAGCACCAACCTCAGAAGACTGAGATCAGCAGCTCTAGCTGA